CATCCACCACCAGTCCTTCAAAATCCAATTCACTCAAGAAATAGCGATGGAATTCCTTCAGTCCTTCTCGGCCCATATCAGGAATGTGGATGTAACCGACTTTCCCTTTGCTCTTCTGGTGAACATATTCGCGATTTGCCTCCACCCAATCCCGATAGCGAAGGGCAGATTCATCTGCTATAGGAGTTACTGTTACCAGCTTCTTGTTGCGTCCCCGAGCATCCGTAACCAACAGCTGAACCTTGGTACCGGCATAATTTACCAGACATCGTTCAGGTGTTTGTTCTGCGCTGAGGTGAATGCCGTTGATCTCTTTTACGATGCTGCCTGCAGGAACGTTTATTCCCAGATCCATCAATGGCGAGCGGCTATTGCTTTCCCAAAAATCCCCTTTGATGATGCGGTCTATCTTCCAGCGTTGATTCCTGGCATTAAAGCTCCAATCCACAGCTAATTTGCCCAATGGATATGATGGGCCCGTACGGTAGTCTCCACCAAATTCGTAACAATGTGAAGTACCCAGTTCGCCCTGCATTTCCCACATCAGATCAGAGAATTCTCCCCTGCAACCCACTCGTTCTACCAAAGGATAATATAGTTTATACACTCGTTTCCAGTCGATATTGGACATCGTTTCGTTCCAGAAGTAGTACTTTTGCAAACGCCATCCTTCGCGGAACATCTGTTTCCATTCTTGCAGCGGTTCAATCTCTACTTTAAAGCGGTTCAGGTCTATCCATCCAGTCTCTCTGCCTGGTTTCATCTCCTTGGGCAGATCACTTTTGGGATCACGTTTGGTAGAGATGATGCGAACCTGTTTATTTGCCCGGATCAGGATCGCCGATCTGTCTATATTGAAGGTATAGGAGTGTACTCCGGCTAAAAAGAGTTGCTCTTCCATCTTCTCCAGATCATAACAGTAGATATCGACTTGAGTCTCTTGATTTTCGACACGAACCTTTGTATAGTCGTATTTGAAGTAGAAGATCTTGTTTGGAATGGCAGCCAGGCCTCCCAAATACATTGCTTCAACAGGTATCTCGACGATCCGTTCGCTGATGCCGTCAAAATCGATCTCAACCGGTTCTACTTTGGGCTGTTTTTTATCCTTCTTTTTGTCGTCTTTCTGCTCCGGTTTAAGCTCCAGGGCTTTGGGATCAGGATTGAAAGGAGAGCGGGTTTCCTTTTTGAGTGTGATCAGATAGGGCTTTCTGTCTTTAATAAAGGAAAAGGAAAACTGCATGCTGTCGCTTACCGGCTCAAAAGTGCGGCTGGATACAAAATACAGATATTTCCCTTCCGGATCAAAGCAGGGATCAAGGTCAAACTTTACAGGATTGGTGATGGCGTGTGTTTCCCGCTTTTGTAAGTCGTAGATTTTTATTCTGCTTGTAAGCCGGTTTTCCTGGTTTGAATATGCAATCCAGCGACTATCCGGAGACCAGTCGTATCCCTCAATCAAACCGAATTTGTTTTGATCTATTTTGATCAATTCTTCTGTATCCAGATTCAAGACACACAGTTCATTTCGATGATTCGAGAAGGCGATCCATTTGCCGCAGGGAGAAGGAACAAACTCGTAAGGTCTGCCAAAATCACCTTTGAACATTCTGGGCTTGGTTATGGAATCCACAGAACCATAATCCGCCCGGATCGGATACAGCTCAAAATGCTCGATATCGCCTTCATCGGACACGGTAAGCATACCTTTATTATTCGGGAGAATGGTGCTGCAATAGTAATGTACGCCTTGCTTTTTGCCATATTGCTGGATACTGCCTTCCCAGGCTCCTCCGCAAAAGGCTTTACCACGGATGTCCATACAAACCGAACCGGCATCGGGACTGAGAGTGACGCTGTTCATGTACTTTCCCGGTTCTACAAACTTACGATAAACCTGAACTCTGGGACTACGATATTCGATTTTGATTTTCTTATACTTGTCGCTGGCAACATCCAATGAATAGAGGTCTCCGCCGGCTTGCCAGACGATGCTTTTACCGTCGGTTTTGGCATTGCGAGCGTAGTAATCTGTATGTGAACTATGTTTGCGGATGTCTTTGCCTTTTAGATCTGCGGA
This portion of the Candidatus Cloacimonadota bacterium genome encodes:
- a CDS encoding PDZ domain-containing protein, producing MQGYYQMPTVNGGQVVFLSEDDLWTVSLKGGTAHRLSSNLGPMRKPLLSPDGKWIAYMGMEDRVIDIYVMPSEGGQATRLTWQGCNCIPLCWKGDRIIYATTYGSFTIRELFLWEVGLDGMPPVKLNYGPALSIAFGTKGVVLGRNTTDPARWKRYRGGTAGYFLIDPDGKGKFRRYLDLNSNLSCPMWINDRIYFISDHEGIGNIYSADLKGKDIRKHSSHTDYYARNAKTDGKSIVWQAGGDLYSLDVASDKYKKIKIEYRSPRVQVYRKFVEPGKYMNSVTLSPDAGSVCMDIRGKAFCGGAWEGSIQQYGKKQGVHYYCSTILPNNKGMLTVSDEGDIEHFELYPIRADYGSVDSITKPRMFKGDFGRPYEFVPSPCGKWIAFSNHRNELCVLNLDTEELIKIDQNKFGLIEGYDWSPDSRWIAYSNQENRLTSRIKIYDLQKRETHAITNPVKFDLDPCFDPEGKYLYFVSSRTFEPVSDSMQFSFSFIKDRKPYLITLKKETRSPFNPDPKALELKPEQKDDKKKDKKQPKVEPVEIDFDGISERIVEIPVEAMYLGGLAAIPNKIFYFKYDYTKVRVENQETQVDIYCYDLEKMEEQLFLAGVHSYTFNIDRSAILIRANKQVRIISTKRDPKSDLPKEMKPGRETGWIDLNRFKVEIEPLQEWKQMFREGWRLQKYYFWNETMSNIDWKRVYKLYYPLVERVGCRGEFSDLMWEMQGELGTSHCYEFGGDYRTGPSYPLGKLAVDWSFNARNQRWKIDRIIKGDFWESNSRSPLMDLGINVPAGSIVKEINGIHLSAEQTPERCLVNYAGTKVQLLVTDARGRNKKLVTVTPIADESALRYRDWVEANREYVHQKSKGKVGYIHIPDMGREGLKEFHRYFLSELDFEGLVVDVRYNGGGSVSPLLLEKLARKRIAYDCTRWFGYDPYPSEAPAGSLVCLTNEAAGSDGDIFSHAFKLMKLGKLVGKRTWGGVIGFWPRNWLVDGTITTQPEFSFWFKDVGWGVENYGTDPDIEVDNMPQDYAQGKDPQLDTAIKVVLEDIKKNPPLKPDFSNKPDLASR